From the Glycine max cultivar Williams 82 chromosome 11, Glycine_max_v4.0, whole genome shotgun sequence genome, the window ATAATGTacttaaattataaacaaatccaaaataaaataaagttagatGTTGCATCTATAATTTGAGTTccagctttcaaattttgttattGTGCAAAAGTTTTTCATCCATAGTCAATTGTTGCAGACTTCCTCCAATAATTGTAAACAATCATGTATTCCGTAATCTTTTCCAAATTCAGATGGGTGAATCATGCACCTTTCATAAATGAGTACATGGTACTCGGCACATCCTGAAATTAACATTAAGTTCATCTtagatatgtatatgattttaaaatttaacagacAAAGGTGTTTTTGTACTAATTATATACAATGTTGAGTTAATCTCCAAACTGCTACAAGTCACTTTGTACTCATTGAGTTGGACTTTAAAAGTGACTAAGTTAAAAATTTGGTGATACAAGGAGTGTCATTTAAGATAAGCTTTTGGTTCAAAGCTGCTTTTAAAGATGGTCAGGAAGAAAACACTTTGTCCAAAATGGGTCATGGTCTCTTGATAATTTTCTGTGAGCCCATAGAAATATCTGAGTTTTGTCTTCTAGACAGTATAGTTGGGTTCACCAGATCTTGGTTATACATAACAGAGTGCATGTTGCCATTACCGTCTAGCAGATGCCAAGTATGCTCTAGTTGATCCTTACATCTTACAACAAAAAACCTACTCAATTCACCATAAGGCTACAATTAAAGTAAACTAATATAAACAATATTAATGTGTTATATCATGTTATGTTTATTTGAGAATAGTCTTGAAATTCCTAACATAATCCTTAGTATGAACTGTGTTAAATATTTCCTTTGGTTTAATGTTAATCTTCATCATTGTCTTAACCATTTTATTCCAATTCTTTTAATCTTCATTCATCGTTTCTAAACTCCattaacaatataaaagttattattaatCCACAACATCTGTTTTGCCTTAAATTTGTTCAGTTAGCAACTATTAATCCAACATTGTATAGtctctaatataaaattatcctTTGGCTTAAAAGCTAGAActgcttaaaaataaatatgcatgcCTACCTAGTAGTAGTAAACCAAGAGATATGGAGCTTGGTTTAGTACATGCCACATAGTTGCAAGACACAGTGCATATACCCATTTTTGAAAACCAAGAATGATATTCCTATTTTCAAAGTATCAATTTTTTGCTTCAAGTTAAAAACCCTAACATCATTTTCGATATGTGACAGaggataaaaaattttaaccTAGAGTGCATGAGGATTCTTACTAAGTGAAATAGGTCGACGCATAACTCTGTTGTGTTTGACCATTAGATGGACTGACCCTGCCAATGTCCTCTAGTTGAGTGTTAGATGGAGGTTGTTCGTCTAGCAACCCTGTCTCTGTTTTCATCTTTTGAACCACCATGAACAAGTATGAGTGCTGGTGAGTGAAATAGGCAGATAAATGCACAAGCTATATATATTCTATCCAACGTAAATGATGGTGCAGAAcaggaaaaaaatacaaaattcattAGTGGACCATTTCATAGTATTACAATAAACTAATGTTATATAATGTCTACaataatgaatatttaatattatataacaaaaaaggCGACCTCACGATGACCTCACGCTGTGTTTTCTCCCTCACGTCGTACACCACATGGCAACGACGCGACGATGTCTCCGCCAATGCTAAGCAACACCACCCAAAGCATAGGGCAAAACATTTAAGTTGCAACCCAAAACACAACGCAAAGCAACACCACATGGCAAGTTCGTTCATTTAAGAGAAATACATACCTCGTCGTCGAGACTGAAACCGACATCAACAGCTAGTGCGAGTGGGAGACTGAGACCAAGAGCGAGTGCAAGTGGGAGTAATATATTGAGTGCAAGCAAGAATGAGTGTGTTGAGAGGAGGAGTTGCAGCGTCGTGGAGGAAGTGAGAGCGTTAGGGTGTGAGTGATGATGGAGAGTGACGGTGGGCACgagaaaaacaattatatatatatatatatatatataatgcttCCCAAACCCCAACCTGACATGATGTCATGGTAGTCAAACATGTTGGACTTACCTATTTGTTACTTTCGACTAAAATGAAGTTGTGCCAAAATATATTGTCACATTGGAATATTTGttacttgtgtgatttttcattTGGCCCATTAAGGAAGATCTTTGTGGTATTAGGCTGCCCTTGCAACccatcaaaaatattattatctcaAATTAAAGGTTAGAGGATTGAAGAAACAAAGCTCCTTCCTTAGTCAGTTGGCTGCCAAGACCATACCAAATGGAATTCACTTCTTATCTATGTGCCTTACCATAGATTACTGCCTCATTCCTcttgaaaagagaaaattccctaGAAGTGAGAATTTGGAGAATCCTAGTCTCTATCATTATGCCCTGTTCTTGGACAATGTCTTGGCTGCATCTGCTGTTATCAACTCAACCATTGTGAATGCAAAGGTGACTTGGATTGTCTTTTACCATACTAGTGTGTGTGTGTCCATGTCTgtatagtgatttttttttatagatgatGAATAATTTGTGCTTGCACTGTACAACCTGGACATAGTTTGTTTGCTTGTGCATCCTTgatagagtaaataatataattaagctTTGCCTTCATTATCTTATGTTTGTGTCTTCCAACATTGCAGGATCCTTCAAAGCATGTGTTTCACTTTGTTACTGACTTACTAATAACTAAATTTTGGAGCCATGAACATGTGGTTTTTGTTGAATCCTCCTAGAAAAGCTACAATCAATGTTGAAAATGTTGATGAATTATCATTTTATACGCATGGACTTAATTTTACGCAAACCTTTGATTATCTAGTACAGTTAATGAAAAGCAGTACATATTCTATATGACTTAATTTTTTGGGATATGACAAGAATAAAACTTGTCGCAGGATGTGTTCGAGGAAAAAAAGTAACATATTAGAACCAGCAGGAGCACTTGCACTAACTGAGCTGAGGCATACTGCAAGCATTATGGGCTCCAGGGGAAAAATATTGTAGTAATAACCAGTGGAGCAAACATGAATTTTGATAAACTTCGGGTTGTAACTAAACTTGCTAATATTGGTCGTAAACAAGAGGTTGTGCTGACAACTGTTATGGCAGAGGAGCTTGGAAGTTTCAAACAATTTTACGGATTGGTATGTCTGCTACTTTACCACTATGTCTATAAGTGTTCTTCATGTTTGTACTTATTTTCTATCTTGCCTGGCAGGTGGGGCAGATGAACgtcacaaaattcaaatatagaTGTAACTCGAATGAGAAGGCAGTTGTCCTTTACAAGTGAAATCATAAAATTGcctaatcattttttctttatccattgtcaatcaatttttaaaaagaatgtaATCATAGTTGCTGCAGAGGCTAAAGTTAGATGTGTGGTGTTCACATCATCCATTGGTGTCGTTTACATGGACCCCAAAAGAAGCATCGATTTGGTGGTTGACGAGTTTTGTTGGAGTGAAGATATCTTGAATTCTTGATTGTCTTCTATTATCATTGATAATGTCTCATCTCCTATGTTATCTATCACTATAAGTGCCTAGGTGTACATTCATAATTGACTTCCAACGAAGACttgatacaaaaaatattacatgtttGGAATCTAGCATTGTGTGTCTTTagtatgttttaaattataatagtcTTGTTAACCAATGTCATAAGGATATGCCATCTTTTCCCACAaaggttttaaattttagttgtgTTTTCATCAACCTTATGATTAattctttgatttattattattattattattattattattattattataaatatttttacaaaaaataacatcaattttgatgAAAATCGATCTGGTAAATACATTCGACATTAGTTTTACCAAAAACTAATATTAAATACgacttttaacatcgattttttaaaaattgatataaaaaatacttcaaaatacacaattttaattataattctatATTGATTTCACCCAAAACTGatatagataataatttttaatatcaattttttaaatcaatattaaaaatgtcTACTTTCAATGAAAGTcatttcaacatcaattttaaaatggaTGTTGAAATCCTACCCTAATCgatattaaaatcatttttatataatagtcACAACAAACTATTTTAGTTAGATTCATAatggaagttttctcaaaatatACTCTATtacatttctttattttatattgttagttaaaacttgttaaaaattataaaatatattataattgaaaattcagtaaataaaaattatcttttctcACAAAAAATTCTCAAAGCAGAAAATAAAACGGCATGCATCAATTATTGTTTGTTGAGTAGACAGGGTCATAAATTTACTTCATTTTGAACCGCTGTGTATTTATCTAGTGCAACTGTGTCCTCTGACCTCTATGATCATTGACTCTATCCTTAACGAATTAGGTtgcactaatatatatatatatatatatatatatatatatatatatatatataaagttttaaTAGGTTTAAATTAtggtatattttaattaagttaatactattaattatatttatgtgcTCAGAGCTCTTTCTAAAGATATTGTGCGCTTTGATAGAGATATTACTATTTTGTTATGTCTCAGTTAATTAGGTGACAACAAATTGTATTAAAAACCtgtaaagtaaatttaaaaactttttgtgGTTCGAATTTAGACTGCACTTTTGGCAGTTACATTTGCAATAATGCAGTCGATTTAAGGAATAAACTCatctaaaataaactttttagtttttacgttacatctaaaaaaaattaaccttttACGCGGACCATTGGGCATCAATGCTGATACCAAATGCCTgcgttcattaataattaagaagacCAAGTCATCTTCAAACGTCCAAAAAATAAAGAGTTTATAAACACTCATTATTTCTTATGAAGAGGTAAGCCAtacttttaattacttttaaatattaaaattatagaatttcaaattttaaaataactcataatttttcatattaaaagtACTTCAATTTATTAAGAgttgaaattaaaacaaaattttattatttcattaaaaacccaagacatcatatatatttttttgctctAAGGAGCAAAATATGTTACTACGTTTTTAAAACACGGTGAAGTAATTATTCCCACAATTTTGATTTGAATTTCCTTTGAGACATAGTAACTcaacttgtattttcttcaaatTCTGATTGGACCAAATCCTCCTGAGAGTCTTGGAATCTTCTTGGCTGATAGCTAGCCTCGGGTGTTGAAACCTGAAAGCCACAGATATGAAAAAGCACAACGGAACAAGGAATGCTTGCACAGTCCTACCGCGTATCCTCTTAACTTCGCAGTCCATTAGACAAAGTCAACCATTATTTGAGTCAAATGCCGTCTATATATACCCCCTCACAACAGCTCAACCCCCCCAaacatcatcaacaacaacacttctcttcttctttacaCAAACTCAACAACACTCATTCATTGTGAAAGTTTCAAACTAACACACacacttaaacaaattaaagaaagaacCATTATTACTTCATCAGTTTTTTCTTGCTCAGCCAAAATGCCGAGAAAAGGAATGAGAAGCATTTTCTTCACATCAACGCCCACGGCATCACTACCACCTCCTTCCCGTCAACGCACTTTCTCAGACTCGTTAATGGACGAAAACATAGAAACCGCAGAGAAGCTCATAACGAAATGGGACGATTCCAAAGTCACAACAACAACGCAACTTTTCAGCGGCACGCGCCAGGAAGCCAAACAGTACCTAAACGCCGTGAAGGGACTACAATCCGCTATGCAGTACCTCGTCGCACAGGATTCCACCTCCAGCACCCTCGTGCGCGCGCAGTTCCTCATGCAACTCGCCATGAAGACGCTCCAGAAAGAGTTCTACCAGATTCTATCCTCCAACAGAGAACACCTGGATCCCGAAACTGTCTCCACGCGCTCCTCCGTTGACCACCGCAGCAGCGTCTCCGATTACGACGACGAAATCTCAATCACCGAGGACGAGTTCCGCGTTTCCGAGACCGAGCGCGTTTCCATGCTCGCCATGGAGGATTTGAAAGCCATAGCTGAGTGCATGATTTCCTCCGGCTACGGCAAGGAGTGCGTCAAGGTTTACATCGTCATGAGAAAATCGATCGTCGACGAAGCGCTGTATCATCTCGGAGTTGAAAAATTGAACCTCTCTCAGGTCCAGAAGCTGGATTGGGAGGTTCTCGAGTTGAAGATCAAGAGCTGGTTAAAAGCCGTTAAAGTCGCCGTCGGAACACTGTTCAACGGCGAGAGGATCCTCTGCGACCACGTTTTCGCTGCGGATTCGGGGAAAAGAATCGCGGAATCATGTTTCGCGGAAATCACCAAAGACGGCGCCGTATCTCTTTTGGGATTTCCGGAAATGGTGGCGAAGTGCAAGAAATCGCCGGAAAAAATGTTCAGGATTCTGGATTTGTACGAAGCGATCTCCGACTACTGGCCTCAGATCGAATTCATATTCTCCTTCGAGTCAACGGTTAACATTCGCACACAGACCGTTACGTCGATGGTGAAACTCGGCGACGCTGTTAGAACGATGCTAACGGACTTTGAAACTGCGATTCAGAAAGAGTCATCGAAGAAACCGGTCCCTGGCGGTGGTGTTCACCCTCTCACGCGCTACGTGATGAACTACCTCACGTTCCTCGCCGATTACAGCGGCGTGTTGGTCGATATAATTGCCGATTTGCCGCAATCTCCGTTGCCGGAGTCTTACTACCGCAGCCCGATGCGCGAGGAAAACCCGCCGGCTTCGGAGCTATCGGAGCGAATCGCGTGGATCATACTCGTCGTGCTCTGCAAGCTCGACGGCAAAGCGGAACTCTACAAAGACGTGGCGCACTCGTACCTGTTTCTCGCGAATAACATGCAATACGTCGTCGTAAAGGTGCGCAAATCGAACCTAGGGTTTCTTCTCGGCGAAGAGTGGTTGGCGAAGCATGAATTGAAAGTTAGAGAGTACACGTCTAAGTACGAGAGCGTCGGGTGGAGCGCTGTCTTCTCGTCGTTGCCGGAAAATCCCGCGGCGGAGTTGACGGCGGAGCAGGCAAGGGCCTGTTTCGTGAGGTTCGACGCTGCGTTTCATGAAGCGTGTAAAAAACAGGCCTCGTGGGTCGTATCCGACCCGAAATTTCGTGATGAAATCAAAGACTCGATAGCTTCTAAGCTGATGCAAAAGTACAGCGTGTTCTTCGAGAAGAATCGGGTCGGGTCGAAATCCGTTAGGGACTTTCTACCCGATGATATTGGGAAATACCTTTCTAACATTTTGTGTGACGGAGATTCGGTTAGTGTCTCATCACACTCTTCGTCAACCACGTCGGCTTCCCATCGCTCTAATCGACGGTGAACTTGGAGATGTCGCCGATAATTGATGACGTCATATTCCCCCTATTTTTTCATAAGTTgtagatttaaattaaattctggaAATTGTCCTGAGTGAGTAAAATGAGGGCAAgattctcaaaaataaaaaataaaaaatgaggacAAGAATACAAGATAGAGAATATTCGTACATGTAACGCGTTTAACTACTgtatattacaattttttggtCTTTCAATTTGTTTActgtatatgatttttatttttatttttattaaacttcGTAGTGGTTCAAGGAAGACCATAGACCATAGATGAGTAACGAATTTTCTGTACTCCATTGTTTGCCCGAAAGAAGATGAGaggcgttttttttttttttttttttagaagatgAGAGGCTTTGAAAACCTAATACCTGATACAATTTCAAGATAAGTATAActataacaataatttttttcttacacaattttttatacgataacaataatattttaaaaataataggaaTTGTGccgttaaaaaattaataataataggaGGATAtcttagaaactaaaataaaataggatctaatttgaatttgataataataataataataataataattaataaacatattcataataaaaataatttaaaattaaaatatatgtaaaatattaaaaaattaatctcacTCTTATAAATTGTATGCGGAGGTCATTATGTGATaagagaaggaaaataaaacataaaaagtgacttgattaaaagaaaacataatggaaatttcacttttcaaacgagtactcaaatttataatataagagtaaattaaatctaaaaaaattaatgatataataattatataattatttacctattattttcaaaacaatgaaaagtttactctctttctctatttttttctaattttaatagaaaaatacagTTTTATGGAAGAAAAGCTAACTTACGTTTGGAAGTTCttgattttaaagaaaaaaatacttaattttatacataatactggctaaaatttaattgttgatCCATATGAATGTTCTTATTTTACGAGTGTGTGTCATATATTCatgttagatttgatttttttttcttaataaaagatATACTGTAATTAGTTTCctaatttgacaaaaaaaatcttaagaggatattataaataattatataatcacGATatctaactattttttttatcttgcacACGGCTCTATCCAAATtctaaaggaaataaaaatgtgTCTTTTTCTTAACACATTATCAATACAATgaagtcttttttatttatacaatgGTTTGCAAATAATTGATAGATActtaatatgttatttaatatttagagagagaaaaatataagataataaaatttgGGCAAAGAAATGACAACCCAAAGGAGCGATTAACATGAGACAATTGACGTCCACTATCACTTGCACTGTAGCCTGTAgacatgaagatgaagatggtgTTAGCAATAGCATCATTTTGGTGCTGTCAGATTCACAAATCACATCATCTACCCAACTGCCAACACAATTCCAGGCACTCTTTAATAGCTAAAAGCTCAGCTAGGAATTGAACGCTGACTGGACCACATTGTTTGAGGGAAACCAGCTACCATCAAATTACTTTTTAgggtaaatatttaaatttatctttaaacgAGTATGATatgatagtaatttttttttaaaaataatataaatttagtttattaatGTGTTTAAACTGtgataaattaatattgttgttaaatttatgagattattttgttattaaattataatgtttaagGATGAATATGAtaataagtaatattttttaagaattaattttatattaaattgtaaattttaaaaaataatttgtcattaaattgtttgtaaaactaatttgtcataatttttacGTATTTAGtgatgaaatttgaatttttcatatCCTTATTACGAAATATGAATGATTGATGAAGatgaacatttattttttcggtaaataaattctaaatttttaatataatttttattgaaaattttttaactcaattattttcttattgtgTCTTTTATCATAGTATTTCTAATATGAATATCTATTTCATCCATTGAAAATTCATTCtctattattaaatttgttattttgatatattattgaaGGAATTATATTTTAAGCACTATTCTATTAGAGGTGTGAAGGAATATCCTTGAAATGGGAATACCTTGAGTTGAACTTCAATTCAATATTTCGAACTCGTGTGATCGACTCGATTCCTTACTATAAAGATATAATCTcgtttgctttttttttctttcttttttttttgtcaaggtTCCAATCTCTTCAAGCTAGCTAGGTTCAGACTCACCAATGGGTTGTATGGTTAGAAGATGAATACTAAACCTTTGCATTTTTAGATTGAATTTAAAGTTTAGATGGAGTGTTGGGCTGAATTACAATAATTTGGAATTGGATAGTTGCTTGCTACACCCAACAAATTGTTTTCAGTaccttttttttacattacgAAAAAGTTAATCTAAAATGTATAAAAGATGCAGGAAATATTTTGTAGGAATCAAATTTTGTGTTCAGTgttgtaattatttgtaaaaacataaaatgaaaataaaaaaaatatttcataatacTAAATAAGTTCTAAAATTtactttagttttataaaaattcataaaataaatgtcacaacatagagaaatatatttatgcaAGAGAGTTGGACTTTATAAGAAGGAAAAATTACTATATGGGCCGACCaagttttacaagaaaaaaaattagttgttaCTTCTTCCACCTTCGTGgacttttcattaaaacaatgaGAAGCACATCAAGCAATAGTGGGAGTGCTGGTAGCTTTAaccaaaagaatatatatatatatatatatacctccaAAGAATCACATAGCCACAGTAAGGACCCTGTCTCGAGGAGATTTTTTCTTGCCGATTTCGAATGAAGATTTGGGCTTTCAAACAGGTTGCTCAACTACTGGGACAATGGCACAATCCTTGGCATGGACTATGCctactatttatttatatgattttattatttattttttaagaaaatatcataaaaatacaattattttaataatgggaaaatataattgaatgataatataaaaattactgCAGATActaaatggaaattaaaattaaacaaactttttttataagaaaacctCGACAAATTAATAGTTATGGATtagttttcataaattatataatacatCGCAGTAGCTATTTTATAAAAGACATAAATTAacagaacaaaacaaaacaaaaaaatttatttattgacaaTAATTGTCAAACATTAGGATTGTCTTGTTATTAAAACttgtctaataaaaaataatttattaatataaatattgaaagtctacagtaataataaaatacctTATATTAAAAATCCTTTATCTttacctttatatatataaaaggagaaGGGTGAGAGTAGTtgtgtaaatatattttgtgagaaaataaaaacacaaaaaagtcATGTTTAATTCTATTTAGTggtttaaacatttttaaatttgtaaggtCAGACTTTCAATGGTCATTATTTTAGTAGTAATAACTActaaatgcattttttattataaaatatttataaagtgTCCATAAATGAAAGTTTATGATCCCTAAGTTTCacactaaaaaaaatctaatacaGCATCTATAATGAGAGTgagaacttaaaaaaataagttctaCATTTATTTACAATTGCAATAGTGGGAGATAATTTCGATTCAGTTtaattcacttttatttttattatatgtttttatttagttCCAAAAATACAATGAACATCAAATTTAGTTTCTGTatctttttttaacatataaagataaagaaattaattgtgTATAGGTAAATGATTGATGGCAAATTAGATTCTAAAGAATTTccttatttgtattattttctcacctttcttcctattttttttttatttttttaattgtgtggTAGAAATGTTACATTACTTACCATTCAAGTGAGTTTCTGTTAtctattaattataattgtcaggtttgatttttattttgtatacattgatttttatttttatttataatttatcttaCAATTTTTATCATATGTTTTGATATCACTTTCTTAGATGaataattaatctattttttatttattttttctaatatttttatttttattaccctgttttttctttattagatatgtatttgttttatttgccTCAATTTCCATCatataagtataattttaaaattattaatatgtttgtttggtgaagtatatatttatatatttcttccattttataatcaatatttttttttacgaaaattagtaaaatatattaccaaacaaagttttttaaaatatcaattatttagtatttggttattttattctaatcatacttatattatttgtcGAAATATCttcattcttaatttatttaactaatttagtattatttaataaagaattaaattcctcatattagttatatttagtataaaatttagataattattttaataatatatgtttttaaattaggTTTATGCACAATAGTTGACTGAAGTTAATATTATCTAAGTAACTGCTAAATGATAcaccttaattttatttcattttttacataaaaatgtttaccatttattttaatttattgacaactgattagtttttacttttataaatcttaaatgttgttaatttttcttttcaacaatttattttgaacctaaatatatttaacgtttattacttaattttattcaaatcttaaatgttataataataatataaaaaaatactttcatagcgttcaattataaaatattgtataattttaatgattttaaagaataaatatagCATATTAAGGAATAATAAATACTCATAaagtatcataaaaaaaatcattatagagtatataataatagtgtaattattattattaataatatcatcTTTCTGAAttcactaaaaatgaaaaaattattactataaaaagaaataagataaaaaaatagtaacatgTAAAAAAgtatagttaatatttttatatacaaacagtccttattataattaaattagaagaTATAAAGTctaaatcatataataattattatagataaataactttaaaaagtaaaagtaatgaaattaaagtcaaaaagaaaataatagtaataa encodes:
- the LOC100808078 gene encoding exocyst complex component EXO70H1, producing the protein MPRKGMRSIFFTSTPTASLPPPSRQRTFSDSLMDENIETAEKLITKWDDSKVTTTTQLFSGTRQEAKQYLNAVKGLQSAMQYLVAQDSTSSTLVRAQFLMQLAMKTLQKEFYQILSSNREHLDPETVSTRSSVDHRSSVSDYDDEISITEDEFRVSETERVSMLAMEDLKAIAECMISSGYGKECVKVYIVMRKSIVDEALYHLGVEKLNLSQVQKLDWEVLELKIKSWLKAVKVAVGTLFNGERILCDHVFAADSGKRIAESCFAEITKDGAVSLLGFPEMVAKCKKSPEKMFRILDLYEAISDYWPQIEFIFSFESTVNIRTQTVTSMVKLGDAVRTMLTDFETAIQKESSKKPVPGGGVHPLTRYVMNYLTFLADYSGVLVDIIADLPQSPLPESYYRSPMREENPPASELSERIAWIILVVLCKLDGKAELYKDVAHSYLFLANNMQYVVVKVRKSNLGFLLGEEWLAKHELKVREYTSKYESVGWSAVFSSLPENPAAELTAEQARACFVRFDAAFHEACKKQASWVVSDPKFRDEIKDSIASKLMQKYSVFFEKNRVGSKSVRDFLPDDIGKYLSNILCDGDSVSVSSHSSSTTSASHRSNRR